Genomic DNA from Desulfonatronum sp. SC1:
TATAAAATTAAACGTTTTTTTGACAAAAAAGCAGAGATATCAGTAGGGTCTTACGCAAAGGGCCAGGTTAACATGCAGAAATTATTGCGGAAAAGGCTGGATTTGGCGCGATGCGGTTAAAGTCCTGATTGAAAGTTGATGATTGAAAGTTGATGATTGAAAGTTGATGATTGAAAGTTGATGATTGAAAGTTGATGATTGAAAGTTGATGATTGAAAGTTGATGATTGAAAGTTGATGATTGAAAGTTGATTATATACTGTTTTAGGCTGAAACGATTGAATTTTTTCTATGATGCCTTTAGGCCGCCCTTTCAGGGCTATTCTTGTTTTACCATCATCCCCAGGGCGTTGCCCTGGGTACGATATGGCCGCCCCCTTGGGGCTTCAGACAAGCCCTGTAAGGGCGAAATATTACAGCCCAGGGCAACGCCCTGGGTAAACGCCCCCAAAAAATAGTAGCCCTGAAAGGGCGGCCTAAATGGCTGCGACTGCAACTCTTGCCAAAACAACATAATGCTCCCGTTGGCGCACCAGCAAATTTAAAAAACACCTCAAGCAGTATAAAGCAATTTATCGCAACATGCTGTCGAGTCAGGGAAGACAATTTCAGACTTTTGTAGTGACGTCCTAAAACGCCAAGCTGCCGTTTCTCCGCTCACGGGCCACGTTGAGCAAATACTCGTCCATGCCTTTCTCGCGATCGGCATGGAAGCAGTGCTTCGCCCCGTCCAGATCGGAGTCGTCCCCGAAGATGATGCGCTGGTTGCGGGCAGCCCCCTGGAGGATGCGCCGCGCGGACTGTTGCGGTGTCTGCGCTCCGGCGGGCGCTTTCATGTTGAGTTCGCCCCAGATGTCCGTGGCCGTGGTTCCGGGCGTGGCGGAGGAGATCTTGATATTGTCGTCCCAGTATTCCGTGCGCAGCGAGAGCGTCAGGCCGTTGAGCGCGGCTTTTGTCGCGGAGTATATGCTCTGGAAGGCCATGGGCGAGAAAACGATGCCGGAAATGATATTCAGGATCTGGCCCCCGCCTTGTTTCCGCATGATGGGGATGACCGCGCGGCAGCCGTACAGCGCGCCGTAGAAGTTGAGCGCGAAGCCTTTTTCCCAGTCCTCGTTGGTCTGTGCCAAGGCACGTG
This window encodes:
- a CDS encoding SDR family oxidoreductase; amino-acid sequence: MENYNDYFRGKTAIVTGAAAGIGLGLIEELLDSGAKKVVLADFNADNLNTHTERLSAKHPGKVKGVLCNVTIEQEVADMIAEAAEFFNGRVDLLINNAGAGFLGCFTEPSAPDAMPGEKTRALAQTNEDWEKGFALNFYGALYGCRAVIPIMRKQGGGQILNIISGIVFSPMAFQSIYSATKAALNGLTLSLRTEYWDDNIKISSATPGTTATDIWGELNMKAPAGAQTPQQSARRILQGAARNQRIIFGDDSDLDGAKHCFHADREKGMDEYLLNVARERRNGSLAF